From the genome of Acidobacteriota bacterium, one region includes:
- a CDS encoding ABC transporter substrate-binding protein, whose product MQNTLRSAGARVAMILVMSCMGFSLASCKGTGGEAGQITLAVNSGVEGDALKQAARDYETLTGVRVNIAEFPYDNLFEKEQLDLTASTGAYDLIMLDDPWFPRFASEELLTGLTPLYQKRGQSGPDEDYVRSSMALCKHPYESGELYALPYVGNSQLFFYRKDLLQKHGLKDPATWDDVLTAAKTIDERERSGAPGGGRVYGYVMRAARGNSAVADFMPIFWSFGAEMFDAAGKPTVNSAEGINALRFMIELGKYAPPGYASFNASEVSAHLLQGTAAMSINWPAWISAFDDPAKSRVAGKMSFGTMPGAKAEGRAEIGNWLIAIPRGARNTYAAFEFLLWATAADQMKKSALIGNPPTRRSVFNDPDLLAKFPAYPAQLRSLERSKPRPRTPQWNEIENVFGIFLSRANSGELTAEAAMNQGNLEIAKIVERNRK is encoded by the coding sequence GCTGCAAGGGCACCGGTGGCGAAGCCGGGCAAATAACACTCGCGGTCAACTCAGGCGTCGAAGGCGACGCGCTCAAGCAGGCGGCTCGCGACTACGAGACTCTCACCGGAGTTCGGGTCAACATAGCGGAGTTTCCCTACGACAATCTCTTCGAGAAGGAACAGCTAGACCTGACGGCTTCGACTGGCGCGTACGACTTGATCATGCTCGACGACCCCTGGTTTCCGCGATTCGCAAGCGAAGAGCTTCTCACCGGCCTCACGCCCCTCTATCAGAAGCGCGGGCAGTCCGGACCCGATGAAGATTACGTGCGATCATCGATGGCGCTCTGCAAGCACCCTTATGAAAGCGGCGAGCTGTACGCCTTGCCTTATGTAGGCAACTCGCAGTTGTTCTTCTATCGCAAAGACCTGCTTCAAAAACACGGCCTGAAAGACCCGGCGACGTGGGATGATGTGCTGACGGCGGCGAAGACGATCGATGAGCGTGAACGGAGCGGGGCCCCAGGCGGGGGGCGCGTCTACGGCTACGTGATGCGAGCCGCTCGCGGCAATTCTGCGGTCGCCGATTTCATGCCGATCTTCTGGTCGTTCGGCGCGGAAATGTTCGACGCCGCCGGCAAGCCCACGGTCAACAGCGCGGAAGGGATCAATGCGTTGCGGTTCATGATTGAGTTGGGAAAGTACGCACCGCCCGGCTATGCGAGCTTTAATGCGAGTGAGGTCTCGGCGCACTTGCTTCAAGGCACCGCGGCGATGTCGATCAACTGGCCCGCGTGGATCAGCGCCTTCGACGATCCGGCAAAATCGAGAGTAGCAGGCAAGATGAGCTTCGGGACGATGCCGGGCGCAAAAGCCGAAGGCCGCGCCGAGATCGGCAACTGGCTGATTGCGATCCCGCGCGGAGCGCGAAACACGTACGCAGCGTTCGAGTTCCTGCTGTGGGCGACTGCGGCGGATCAGATGAAGAAGTCGGCGCTGATCGGGAATCCGCCGACGCGGCGCTCGGTGTTCAATGATCCCGATCTCCTGGCAAAGTTCCCGGCTTATCCGGCGCAGCTTCGCTCGCTCGAGAGGTCCAAGCCTCGGCCTCGTACGCCGCAGTGGAATGAGATCGAGAACGTGTTCGGGATATTTCTGTCGCGAGCTAACAGCGGCGAATTGACGGCGGAAGCGGCGATGAATCAGGGCAACCTCGAAATAGCGAAGATCGTCGAGCGCAACCGTAAGTAG
- a CDS encoding GNAT family N-acetyltransferase, which yields MQTIETARVYLRPFTSDDLDSFALIGSDPDVMRYIGDGKPQSRERTRTRFNAILDHHNRHGFGVWAAVDKTSGEWMGFCGLQFLDNASEIEVGYRLAKRFWGIGLASEAAKASLRYGFEALGLNRIVAVVQPGNIGSRRVLEKIGLRYVKDARFYNSDVKYYAMTREEYQRDDSTYIQRPAED from the coding sequence ATGCAAACTATAGAGACCGCGCGAGTGTATCTGCGGCCCTTTACTTCGGATGATCTCGACTCGTTCGCATTGATTGGAAGCGACCCGGACGTGATGCGCTACATCGGGGACGGAAAGCCTCAATCAAGAGAGCGGACCCGAACGCGGTTTAACGCAATCCTCGACCACCATAACCGGCACGGCTTCGGTGTGTGGGCTGCAGTCGATAAGACTAGCGGCGAGTGGATGGGGTTTTGCGGATTGCAGTTTCTGGACAACGCATCCGAGATCGAAGTCGGATATCGACTCGCGAAACGGTTCTGGGGAATTGGCCTCGCTTCCGAAGCGGCAAAGGCGAGCCTGCGGTATGGCTTCGAAGCACTCGGCCTCAACCGCATCGTCGCGGTTGTGCAGCCGGGGAACATTGGTTCCCGTCGCGTGCTCGAGAAAATCGGACTCAGGTATGTGAAGGATGCTCGCTTCTACAACTCCGACGTGAAGTACTACGCAATGACGCGAGAAGAATACCAGCGCGATGATTCAACATACATCCAACGGCCGGCAGAAGACTGA
- a CDS encoding sugar ABC transporter permease produces the protein MIQHTSNGRQKTDRRRGTASLWRETSLPYLLIAPTVAVLVALSIYPLFYAVKVSLQTGSGEAARWTVANFARLASDRFFLEALAHTFIYAAVALTFEFALGLGLAVLLDRPLRGRSLFRSALLIPMMLPPVVVGVVWRLMLNPDFGAVNGTLKGAGVNTEALTWTASPTLALASVIAVDIWQWTPFMFLVLLAGLQAIPQEPYEAAVIDGSSAWQTFRHVTLPLLKPAILIALLLRTMDLLRVFDQIFILTEGGPGFSTETVSLYIYRTAFRFSDFGYAAAMSFVLLVLTNIVSVGYIRLLQKQEAV, from the coding sequence ATGATTCAACATACATCCAACGGCCGGCAGAAGACTGACCGGCGCCGCGGTACCGCCTCGCTGTGGCGCGAGACGTCGCTGCCCTACTTGCTGATCGCGCCGACGGTCGCGGTGCTGGTTGCGCTTTCGATCTATCCTCTCTTCTATGCGGTGAAGGTCAGCCTTCAGACCGGCTCAGGTGAAGCGGCGCGGTGGACCGTTGCGAACTTCGCGCGGCTCGCGAGCGACAGGTTCTTCCTCGAAGCGCTTGCCCACACTTTCATCTACGCGGCGGTTGCGCTCACGTTTGAGTTCGCACTCGGGTTGGGCCTCGCCGTGCTGCTGGATCGGCCCTTGCGCGGCAGATCGTTGTTTCGAAGCGCGCTGCTGATTCCGATGATGCTGCCTCCGGTCGTGGTCGGAGTGGTTTGGCGATTGATGCTCAACCCGGATTTCGGCGCGGTCAACGGCACGCTCAAGGGCGCCGGAGTAAACACCGAGGCTTTGACCTGGACGGCGTCGCCCACGCTTGCGCTGGCGTCGGTCATCGCCGTGGACATTTGGCAATGGACGCCGTTCATGTTTCTGGTACTGCTCGCCGGGTTGCAAGCGATCCCGCAAGAACCCTATGAAGCAGCGGTCATCGACGGGTCGAGCGCGTGGCAAACCTTTCGCCATGTCACGCTCCCGCTACTCAAGCCGGCGATCCTGATTGCGCTATTGCTCCGCACGATGGACCTGCTGAGAGTGTTCGATCAGATCTTCATTCTGACCGAGGGCGGCCCGGGATTCTCGACCGAGACGGTCAGCCTGTACATCTATCGCACGGCATTTCGCTTCTCCGACTTCGGTTACGCGGCGGCGATGTCGTTTGTGTTGCTCGTGCTAACAAACATAGTCAGCGTCGGCTATATTCGATTGCTTCAGAAACAGGAGGCCGTTTGA
- a CDS encoding carbohydrate ABC transporter permease, translated as MSGQHPTSKAAGQSPPGAWLTRLARSTKYVLLSVSVLAALTPVYWMVTISLKSEVDQFAVPPRWLHFSPTLAHYYDAFFTRSFGRYLTTSVTVAVLSTILAVTIGTLAAYGLSRFRLRGRLDQRLSLWILSTRMFPPIVTAVPLFLMMRDLRLLNTITSLVIVYTALNLPFVVWMMRGFFRELPRELEEAAMVDGDSRLGALVRVILPLVTPGLAATAVFCLIVSWNEFLLALVLTQTDAAMTLPVGIAGRVTQYEIKWGVMSAAGVVAMIPILVFAMAVQRYLVRGLSLGAVKG; from the coding sequence TTGAGCGGACAGCACCCGACATCCAAAGCTGCAGGGCAAAGCCCGCCGGGCGCGTGGCTAACGAGGCTTGCCCGATCGACAAAGTACGTCCTGCTCAGCGTGTCAGTGTTGGCGGCACTCACGCCGGTTTACTGGATGGTGACAATCTCGCTCAAGAGCGAGGTCGACCAGTTCGCGGTGCCGCCGCGATGGTTGCACTTCTCCCCGACATTAGCTCACTACTACGACGCGTTCTTCACACGTTCGTTCGGCCGGTACTTGACCACCAGCGTTACGGTTGCCGTGCTTTCGACTATCCTGGCGGTGACGATTGGAACGCTGGCAGCTTACGGGCTATCGCGATTCAGGCTACGGGGCAGGCTCGACCAGCGGTTGTCGCTGTGGATACTGTCCACGCGAATGTTTCCGCCCATCGTGACCGCGGTCCCGCTGTTTCTGATGATGCGCGATCTGCGTTTGCTGAACACGATCACATCCCTGGTGATCGTTTACACGGCGCTCAATCTACCGTTCGTCGTGTGGATGATGCGTGGATTTTTTCGGGAGCTCCCTCGCGAATTGGAAGAGGCGGCAATGGTTGATGGCGACTCGCGGCTTGGGGCATTGGTGCGAGTGATTCTTCCGTTGGTTACCCCGGGTCTGGCTGCCACAGCCGTCTTTTGCCTGATCGTATCGTGGAACGAGTTTCTGCTTGCGCTGGTGCTGACGCAGACCGATGCGGCGATGACGCTGCCGGTGGGAATCGCCGGGCGCGTGACTCAGTACGAAATCAAGTGGGGAGTGATGAGCGCGGCGGGAGTGGTTGCGATGATTCCAATACTGGTGTTCGCGATGGCGGTTCAGCGCTACCTCGTGAGGGGGTTGTCGCTGGGCGCAGTGAAAGGGTGA
- a CDS encoding ABC transporter ATP-binding protein, which yields MDVRFENVTKKFGQTAVVDNFSLESEDGELVVLLGPSGCGKTTTLRMLAGLEDATSGDIFVGNERVNDVPTRHRDIAMVFQNYALYPHMTIAQNIAYPLRVRKIARDEINRRVNQVADMLEIGGLLGRRPRELSGGERQRVALARAIIREPRVYLMDEPLSNLDAKLRVQMRGELKRLQHELGTTAIYVTHDQAEAMTLAHRVAIMRKGKLQQFDTPMNIYNRPANRFVAEFVGSPSMNFIEGRFDAPARSFASDALSLRIEERQLTRLNGCDRVTLGIRPEHVEVSTAERDGWLKAKVYVTELMGNETFVFLRLGDEKIVARAAADFRADMDTPVWVRIEMDKAGFFDSKTGDAV from the coding sequence ATGGACGTGAGATTCGAAAACGTAACGAAGAAGTTCGGCCAAACGGCGGTGGTCGATAACTTCAGCCTTGAATCTGAAGACGGCGAGCTGGTCGTCTTGCTTGGACCATCGGGGTGTGGCAAGACGACAACCCTGCGAATGCTTGCCGGACTCGAAGACGCAACGTCGGGTGACATCTTTGTCGGGAACGAGCGCGTGAACGATGTTCCGACTCGCCACCGCGACATCGCGATGGTCTTTCAAAACTACGCGCTCTATCCTCACATGACTATCGCGCAGAATATCGCCTATCCGCTGCGGGTTCGAAAGATCGCGAGAGACGAGATCAACCGGCGAGTGAACCAGGTCGCCGACATGCTCGAGATCGGCGGTCTGCTCGGAAGAAGACCGCGCGAGTTGTCGGGAGGCGAACGCCAGCGCGTCGCGCTCGCCCGCGCGATCATACGCGAGCCCCGCGTCTACTTGATGGACGAGCCGCTTTCGAACCTCGACGCGAAGTTGCGCGTTCAGATGCGCGGGGAATTGAAGCGATTGCAGCACGAGCTGGGTACTACGGCAATCTACGTGACCCACGATCAGGCTGAGGCGATGACCCTCGCGCACCGAGTGGCGATCATGCGTAAGGGTAAGCTCCAACAATTCGACACGCCGATGAACATCTACAACCGTCCGGCCAATCGTTTCGTCGCGGAGTTCGTCGGCAGCCCGAGTATGAACTTCATCGAAGGCCGATTCGACGCTCCCGCACGCAGCTTCGCAAGCGACGCGCTGTCGCTGAGGATCGAGGAGCGTCAGCTCACCAGACTGAATGGCTGCGACCGGGTCACGCTTGGCATCCGCCCTGAACACGTTGAAGTTTCAACTGCCGAGCGCGATGGCTGGCTGAAGGCAAAGGTCTACGTGACTGAGTTAATGGGGAACGAGACATTCGTGTTCTTGAGACTGGGCGATGAGAAGATAGTCGCTCGTGCTGCTGCGGATTTTCGCGCTGATATGGATACGCCGGTGTGGGTGCGGATCGAGATGGACAAGGCTGGCTTCTTTGACTCGAAGACGGGAGATGCGGTTTGA
- a CDS encoding sugar phosphate isomerase/epimerase, producing the protein MKLALNGATTMKAGLVADIEAASAAGFDCLEIWASKLRQFLKTRSSAELKALFDNHSLAPYSINSIERITFRDERGHKDLLSECAEICRLASEIDCPYVVVVPGLLPHGATREDVIVETSRVLEELAVIASRFGVGLAFEFLGQPACSVQTLELASKIVERVARPNVGLVIDSFHFYAGGSTIESIDALDVARLFIFHINDAEDLPREQLEDRHRLLPGIGILPLKGIVAALQRIGYDRVTSVEIFRPEYWERDPTELAREARAAAARVLGLQ; encoded by the coding sequence ATGAAACTGGCACTCAACGGCGCGACTACGATGAAAGCGGGCCTCGTCGCCGATATCGAGGCGGCGAGCGCGGCAGGGTTCGACTGTCTGGAAATCTGGGCTTCAAAGCTCAGACAGTTCTTAAAAACGCGCAGCTCCGCCGAGCTTAAAGCGTTGTTCGACAATCACTCGCTCGCACCGTACAGCATCAACTCAATCGAGAGAATAACTTTTAGAGACGAGCGCGGGCATAAGGATCTGCTGAGCGAATGTGCGGAGATATGCCGCCTGGCCTCCGAGATCGATTGCCCTTATGTAGTCGTCGTGCCGGGTTTGCTGCCCCACGGAGCAACACGCGAGGATGTGATAGTCGAAACGAGCCGGGTGCTCGAAGAACTCGCGGTGATCGCAAGCCGATTCGGTGTCGGGCTAGCATTCGAGTTTCTAGGCCAACCGGCGTGTAGCGTGCAGACGCTCGAGCTGGCTTCGAAGATAGTCGAGCGCGTTGCCCGGCCGAATGTCGGGCTGGTGATTGACAGCTTTCACTTTTACGCGGGCGGCTCGACGATAGAATCAATCGACGCACTCGACGTGGCACGGCTGTTCATCTTTCATATAAACGACGCTGAAGACCTTCCGCGCGAGCAGCTCGAAGATCGACACCGGCTGTTGCCCGGGATTGGAATCCTGCCACTCAAAGGAATCGTCGCGGCGCTGCAACGCATCGGTTACGACCGCGTGACAAGCGTCGAAATATTCAGACCCGAGTATTGGGAGCGCGATCCCACTGAGCTTGCGCGGGAAGCGCGGGCGGCTGCCGCCAGGGTCCTTGGCTTACAGTGA
- a CDS encoding Gfo/Idh/MocA family oxidoreductase: protein MGKLRVGIIGAGYIGGLHAAVLARDERVRVAAIHDIDRDRAERLASSTGAAIARDAEALIEGVDAVYITTPNTKHTALALAAIAAGKHVFCEKPMATSIADARAVLAAASQTNALFQVGHNRRFAPVYATLKQMLAESAPPHSAHVKMNRGELLNPEWVGDPKITGGFLYETTIHMFDMMRFLFGEVASLDAVGSSHEYPETDDFSVLLRFECGMHATLASSADATWLFPFERVEVFCHHRTLATREMESLSGSEGLDGRYFTQTMQQLSKEEKWGYAQEDRAFVDSVVNGAPAAVTALDGFKSVALVDACYRAVQTGKRALLSD from the coding sequence ATGGGCAAGTTGAGGGTTGGAATTATCGGCGCGGGTTACATAGGCGGGCTTCACGCAGCAGTGCTTGCGCGAGATGAGCGAGTGCGCGTCGCGGCGATTCACGACATCGACCGCGACCGGGCCGAGCGATTGGCAAGCTCAACCGGCGCCGCGATCGCGCGTGATGCCGAAGCATTGATCGAAGGCGTAGACGCCGTCTACATCACGACACCCAACACCAAACACACCGCCCTCGCGCTTGCGGCCATCGCGGCAGGCAAGCACGTGTTTTGCGAAAAGCCGATGGCTACATCAATCGCAGATGCGCGCGCAGTGCTTGCTGCGGCGTCCCAAACCAACGCGCTGTTTCAGGTCGGGCACAACAGGCGCTTCGCCCCGGTCTACGCGACGCTCAAACAAATGCTCGCGGAATCAGCGCCGCCGCATTCGGCTCACGTCAAGATGAATCGAGGCGAGCTGCTCAACCCCGAGTGGGTCGGCGATCCCAAAATCACGGGCGGGTTTCTTTACGAGACGACCATCCACATGTTCGACATGATGCGATTTCTGTTCGGCGAAGTAGCGAGCCTCGACGCCGTGGGATCGTCACACGAATATCCCGAGACCGATGATTTTTCAGTGTTGCTGCGATTCGAATGTGGAATGCACGCAACTCTGGCGAGCTCGGCTGATGCTACATGGCTATTTCCTTTCGAGCGCGTTGAAGTCTTCTGTCACCATCGGACTTTGGCGACTCGCGAGATGGAAAGCTTATCCGGAAGCGAAGGACTGGATGGGAGGTATTTCACTCAGACGATGCAACAGCTATCGAAAGAGGAGAAGTGGGGATATGCACAGGAGGATCGAGCGTTCGTGGATTCAGTGGTGAACGGGGCGCCTGCCGCGGTTACGGCGCTTGACGGATTCAAGTCGGTCGCGCTCGTCGATGCGTGCTACCGGGCGGTTCAAACCGGGAAGCGCGCCCTTCTTAGCGATTAG
- a CDS encoding lipid-binding SYLF domain-containing protein, with amino-acid sequence MKKTSSLNGTILLPVLFVLVLWLWPHSAFAQKIEPKQLKKAVERSEKSANVLKTIAELPHSGIPRELIDNAHAVGVIPRVVTANLIVDKLSLGYGVISRRNPAGWSLPAYYVFSGAGFGGGDTADIILLFMNETALSWFQKGRVQMKGEKRPTSGPVGSITDEQKAQTAKANIIAYALYKGILVGAGLGGGFFKNFLLNPDNNLNKPLYGVKGRDVLAGKEIDPQSVPAGINAFPQALNEYYSRQQTVRPAN; translated from the coding sequence ATGAAAAAGACCTCAAGTTTGAATGGGACGATTCTTTTGCCAGTTTTGTTTGTTCTCGTACTGTGGCTCTGGCCTCATTCGGCGTTTGCACAGAAGATTGAACCTAAACAACTCAAGAAGGCTGTCGAGAGATCCGAGAAATCTGCCAACGTTCTTAAGACGATTGCCGAACTTCCTCATAGTGGCATCCCAAGAGAGCTTATCGACAACGCGCACGCTGTCGGCGTGATCCCTCGTGTGGTCACGGCGAACTTGATCGTTGATAAGTTGTCACTCGGATACGGTGTGATCAGTCGCCGCAATCCCGCAGGATGGAGCTTGCCGGCCTATTATGTTTTCTCGGGTGCCGGCTTTGGAGGCGGGGACACAGCCGACATAATCCTGCTGTTTATGAATGAAACAGCTTTGAGCTGGTTCCAAAAGGGCCGAGTGCAGATGAAGGGAGAAAAGCGGCCCACAAGCGGCCCGGTGGGGTCAATAACTGACGAGCAAAAGGCTCAGACAGCGAAGGCAAACATCATCGCGTACGCCCTCTACAAAGGTATCTTAGTTGGAGCCGGACTTGGTGGCGGGTTCTTCAAGAATTTCTTGCTCAATCCGGATAATAACCTCAATAAACCCTTGTACGGCGTGAAAGGGCGGGATGTCTTAGCCGGGAAAGAGATCGATCCGCAATCGGTTCCCGCAGGTATCAACGCGTTCCCGCAGGCGCTTAATGAGTATTACAGCCGACAGCAGACTGTAAGACCCGCGAATTAA
- a CDS encoding YCF48-related protein: MLRSEDGGSAWGKTPYAGTGRLEKISFIDSKRGWSINSKEKEEVLSSADSGTTWSVVTNREYFAGDLVGGIMQVEFVDEEHGWLAEPFAIWWTEDGGATWKPSEIPWDVEDLELIAELVFVDSETGWWYSQKKSVYRTTDGGKTWNGGKLKLPGEWIRDLFFIDRHVGWLCTGTRKGGIYSTRDGGVTWRRLRVPVENVSLASIFFVNGDEGWAVGEEVLDEAATGKEFEPLVLHTIDGGKEWERVSGGGEELGYDKIYFGDAQNGWLVGYNKVYRTDDGGNTWQTVLTLPDTREGQ; encoded by the coding sequence TTGCTGCGCAGTGAAGACGGTGGTTCTGCGTGGGGCAAAACACCCTACGCCGGTACCGGTCGGCTTGAGAAAATTAGCTTCATTGACTCGAAACGTGGGTGGTCCATCAATTCTAAAGAAAAAGAAGAAGTGCTGAGCAGCGCCGATAGCGGAACAACCTGGTCTGTTGTTACGAATCGAGAATACTTTGCCGGCGATCTGGTCGGCGGAATCATGCAAGTTGAGTTCGTGGATGAAGAACACGGATGGCTTGCTGAACCATTTGCAATCTGGTGGACCGAGGACGGAGGCGCTACTTGGAAGCCTTCCGAAATTCCATGGGATGTCGAAGACCTAGAGCTGATCGCGGAGTTGGTGTTTGTCGACTCCGAGACAGGTTGGTGGTACAGCCAAAAGAAATCAGTCTATCGCACCACAGACGGCGGCAAGACATGGAATGGGGGCAAGCTGAAATTGCCCGGTGAGTGGATACGTGACCTCTTTTTCATCGATCGGCATGTTGGTTGGCTCTGTACCGGTACTAGGAAGGGTGGGATTTATAGCACGCGCGATGGGGGAGTGACTTGGAGGAGACTGCGAGTGCCAGTCGAAAACGTTAGTCTCGCATCGATCTTTTTCGTCAACGGTGACGAGGGTTGGGCTGTAGGGGAAGAGGTCTTGGACGAGGCTGCCACAGGCAAGGAATTTGAGCCTCTCGTTCTGCATACAATCGATGGCGGCAAAGAGTGGGAAAGGGTTTCCGGAGGAGGCGAGGAATTAGGATACGACAAAATATATTTTGGCGACGCGCAGAACGGCTGGTTAGTCGGTTACAACAAGGTCTATCGCACGGATGATGGGGGGAATACCTGGCAGACAGTCCTAACTCTTCCTGATACTAGAGAGGGTCAATAG
- a CDS encoding transglycosylase SLT domain-containing protein, with product MAASQAARVARSLRKTIKQNNESGLGKNIVLCQSAIESSSNPEQIGFQGEVGLFQIKPSTANSLGLGTFTVAQLKDPATNTQLSTRHLKQSAQRVQRRCSHGIGRIQARRDQR from the coding sequence CTGGCGGCATCGCAGGCGGCGCGTGTCGCACGTAGCCTAAGAAAGACGATCAAGCAAAACAATGAAAGCGGTTTAGGTAAGAACATTGTGCTATGCCAGTCCGCGATCGAGAGTAGCTCTAACCCTGAACAAATAGGCTTTCAGGGAGAAGTCGGTCTGTTTCAAATCAAGCCTTCGACTGCAAACAGTCTCGGTCTCGGAACCTTCACCGTTGCGCAATTGAAAGACCCCGCCACCAACACACAATTGTCTACGAGGCATCTTAAGCAATCTGCTCAACGGGTTCAACGGCGATGTTCGCACGGCATTGGGCGCATACAAGCAAGGCGCGACCAGCGTTAA
- a CDS encoding ankyrin repeat domain-containing protein has product MFEAAAGGDAAAIERLVRGGAAVNGKDQRGQTPLFYAATNGKVNPAAVKALLRAGADVNVRDASGSTALLAALDPGGTTKNVAALLEGGADVNIPDFGGATPLMRASSWGATDLARMLLDRGADSNVKERNGETALMLAAKFGHVETVRLLIERHADVTAKNNQGNTALELAEKEHNASLQNESMRSLSASWLAIVKLLSQVNRK; this is encoded by the coding sequence TTGTTCGAAGCGGCCGCTGGCGGTGACGCCGCAGCTATCGAGCGGCTGGTTCGCGGAGGAGCCGCTGTGAATGGAAAAGATCAACGCGGGCAAACTCCGCTGTTCTATGCGGCAACGAATGGGAAGGTCAATCCGGCGGCGGTTAAAGCGCTCTTGCGCGCAGGTGCTGATGTCAATGTCCGCGACGCGTCTGGGTCCACCGCCTTGCTGGCGGCCTTGGATCCGGGAGGAACCACCAAGAATGTCGCAGCTCTGTTAGAGGGTGGAGCGGATGTCAACATTCCCGACTTCGGAGGTGCCACACCCCTTATGCGAGCCTCTAGCTGGGGCGCCACTGATCTCGCAAGAATGCTCTTGGATCGAGGTGCGGACTCAAACGTAAAAGAGCGGAATGGTGAGACAGCTCTAATGCTAGCCGCAAAGTTTGGACATGTTGAGACTGTGCGCCTTCTGATAGAAAGACACGCCGACGTCACGGCGAAGAACAATCAAGGCAACACGGCATTGGAATTGGCTGAGAAGGAGCATAATGCAAGCTTGCAAAATGAGTCGATGCGCAGTCTAAGTGCTAGTTGGCTAGCAATAGTAAAACTATTGAGCCAGGTGAACCGGAAGTAG
- a CDS encoding ankyrin repeat domain-containing protein — protein MERYILTLVASVGILGTFGGGCSTRTSNAAHVSESAQVPEISPTRHISKEERQKYYREFGKVTWRVDDKGTLVEARIETAKVLLDALPDGFPFSRIVINNITSGTTLFTEDLDSDLPFSMILCSAYSGANQRGKIKPPPGRPHSERVAAMNQQTDIKLKELLVAIAHLDTSGVERLIRNGANVNARDEKGWPVLFYAASNRLTDGSIVTAMLKAGAEVNATESNSGTTALLIAIDPGGTPGIIRALLEGGADPNAADLGGDTPLMRTAGWDDAVILQMLLSKGADPNKRQRQGSTALMIGAKLGHAKAVEILLKGGADPRVKDGENRTALQLAEERYAEDARSVNNYERNNRRRILNMLREALRTPPHQKKDDL, from the coding sequence ATGGAACGATACATTTTGACGCTGGTGGCAAGCGTAGGGATTCTCGGAACCTTTGGAGGTGGCTGTTCTACGCGCACCTCTAACGCAGCCCACGTCTCTGAATCTGCACAGGTACCTGAAATCTCTCCGACCAGGCATATCAGCAAGGAAGAGCGGCAAAAATACTATCGCGAATTTGGCAAGGTAACCTGGCGGGTAGATGACAAAGGGACGCTCGTCGAAGCGAGAATCGAGACAGCCAAAGTGTTGCTTGATGCTCTACCCGATGGGTTTCCATTCTCCCGGATAGTCATCAATAACATTACCTCGGGCACAACACTCTTCACGGAGGACCTCGATTCCGATCTTCCCTTCTCAATGATATTGTGTTCTGCATATTCTGGTGCAAATCAAAGAGGCAAGATAAAGCCGCCGCCCGGACGGCCACACAGTGAGCGCGTAGCAGCAATGAACCAACAGACAGACATCAAGTTGAAAGAACTGCTTGTCGCCATCGCTCACCTTGACACATCTGGCGTTGAGCGACTGATTAGGAATGGCGCCAATGTGAATGCGAGAGATGAGAAAGGGTGGCCGGTACTGTTCTACGCAGCAAGCAATAGACTGACTGATGGTTCCATCGTCACTGCAATGCTCAAAGCGGGGGCGGAAGTAAACGCGACAGAAAGCAACAGTGGAACTACCGCGCTGTTGATAGCGATAGACCCTGGCGGAACTCCTGGAATCATCAGAGCCTTGCTGGAGGGCGGCGCTGACCCGAATGCAGCGGATCTTGGCGGTGACACTCCTCTGATGAGGACCGCTGGTTGGGATGACGCGGTCATCCTGCAGATGCTGTTGAGTAAAGGCGCCGATCCAAACAAGAGGCAAAGACAAGGCAGCACCGCTCTTATGATAGGAGCAAAGCTGGGACACGCGAAAGCTGTTGAGATCCTGCTGAAAGGCGGAGCTGATCCACGTGTAAAGGACGGTGAGAATCGAACCGCGCTGCAACTCGCGGAAGAAAGATACGCGGAAGATGCGCGATCTGTAAACAACTACGAAAGGAATAACCGAAGAAGGATTCTCAACATGTTAAGGGAAGCCCTGAGAACTCCGCCTCACCAAAAAAAAGATGACCTGTAG